The region GGTTACGTAGGGCCCGCTTTCACCCGACCCCTCAGTAAATAAAGGACTACAAACCAAAAGCTTCTTCATGAATGCTTGGCTTCTACAAATGATCACGGAACGTTCAACCTCTTACAAGTCACAAGGCGCTCAGCCTCTGTAAAGATAGATGTTGGCCTGCTAAATCTTCATTTCTCAAAACATGCGCCAAAGGAATGCAAAATGCAAAGGACTTACCGGTCATCAATCATTAAAAGGCAAGATCAGAGTTCCGGACCTGAATGATCGGCTGGCAAATCTGGGCTCTCTGGTCCAATTTCAGCTGTTCCTCTCCTGCGCTATAATGAGACAGCCCAATTTGCAACAATGGAATGCCTTATTTGTAGCCTCAGTTTACGAAAGTGAATTAGATTAATCTGGGTGCTTATTTATCAAGTGTCTGATGTAATTATCGGAAGTTCATTTCGTTCCTAGAAAGCCCCATTTTACTATCCTCTCGACGGACGGACTTCTCTACTCTTGCGTGCGCCCCCCACCACTAGTCCACACCACACACAAAAGAGACTTCTTCACGCAAATGCAACAACGAATAACGAGGCAAGGTCTGAAAGCCCGCAtgcttctcctcctctacCTTCCATCTATTCAGTCCCACATCATGCAACCTCCTAAGTAACAATAGCTCTTGCATTTTCATTATCATCGCGCGCGCCAAAGGGGGAATGTGACGAGCGGGATGATCGGACTTATCAGATCCGGTCTCAAacttctcttctcaactGTTAGTTCGTCGTTCATCGGTCCACCGACACCGAGGGATCCGAATAAAACTCGGTAAGTCGTAAACGGATGCtacttttcctccttttctctaTTTTATCCTCTCTTACTCTGAAATGTGCCATAGAAGAGTTGCTTTGTATCCTTTCGCTAACTCTGATACCTCCTGATAGTGTTGTTGAACGATGACTGTACAATTACAACTCGTAAAGAACTTACACTCACATAtgttcatcatcacttAGCTGAGTAGAAGACGACGCTATTCGGACGACTGAGTTAACCATCGTATTTAAAGTGCGAGAACTGGGTGcagtttttttttttcgcaATATGATTTataagaagatggaaataGCACGAACCATATCCACGCGAAGTTTAAATTTAGTTCCAATGCCACAAATTGAAGGCATCATAAAAGGAATCCCATACAGATTTCGGGTGTAGAGAACAGATTTAGGAATCACGAAAGCAGCATGGTTTCTTAACACATGCCTCAATATGCCTAGTAAACGGTATTTGATTTTGAGAGATCATCGCACCAATCCTTACATTCATTCCAAGTGCTAATCAGATATTATGGAGGGGCCTGAGTAGTAAATCCTTCCCAGATTAGATCATCAACCATTTTATCTCAGTGAGCATGCTGGGGCTAATCAGCAGGGAATACTAACAACATCGTTTTCCTCAACGATCACACGTCGGTAACCATTAATATCAAAGTCTTAAAATAATGATTAAATATATGATATCAAGGCATGCTAAAAAAACACACACACAGAGACTTATCCTCCTGGGGCAATAGCTGGGAAAAATTCGCAAATTAAAAGGTACATGAGTTGGAAAATGGACATGCAAGCCTTCCTATCACCATCTATCCTTTTTACCATCCGCAGTATGCTAGAAAGAATTAGTCATAAGGAGAGCCTCAGCATTGTATCCTCCAAGAAGATATCAGTACTGGCGATTTCGTTCCCATTTACGCCACAATAAGAGTCCAAATAACAAAATGCTAAGTCCATGACAAGATAGCCGTATACCCAAATACACCTAGAGAAAACGTACACCTTCTCCAATTTCGTCTTTCCCTTCTATTATTTGTGCTCTACCGCGCTTTACTAAGGTCTCTAGTGCTTTTCGTAATATGGAAATAGGAAGTTCGTGGAACTCTAGAAATGGTGATGTGCCCGTTAGTCAATCGGGAAATAAAATGCAGAAAGTACGAGGCGATAAATAGACTTACCTGTCGTATGTGAAAGATCACCATCCGTGATCTCGTAGAATGTCATGATACTAGAGTTGAGACCATTGTCCATTACCTGCACCACTAGTCAATCAGGACACAGAAGTGCCAGCTACGTTAATCCTTACCCAGTGGTATATTATATCTCCCCATTCCTCGGGTTTTCGCCAGTAAATCAGGTACTGTGAATCTTGCTTGGGTGGGTTGGCAGCTGCTTCACCTGGAACATGCGTCAATCGCGAACCCCTGTGTATAGGTTTAACAAGCAGTTCAGAGGATGCATACCATTCTTGACCATCTCACCCATCAAAGTTTTCAATGAAGGCGGTAACAGCCTCCCTAGAAGATCGTCAGCAACCAGCGTGGTAGTACAAGCTTCAGTCGGCTAAACCATTCACGGTTGATTGTCCGATTTTCGAACACTTCCAGTACATCCTTCCCTGTACTGTCCGTATTCATTTCGAACACCCTTTCATGCCTTGACCAGTCGAGTACCAGCCTCCTCCATAGTTGTAGCTGATGCGCCAATGTTTGAGGATTGGGTTGGAGTCTGTCATAAGAAGTTAACAATCCCTTCAAAGCAGGTTACCGGGTTCTAGGTGGCCTCGCACGCCGAATTTGGGACAAACCACTccggaaagaaaaagacttACGTGAAGAAAGGGGGAAAACTCCACATCGCCGGGTACTCAAACCCACTCGCACTCTTGTGTGAGCGTAAAGGTGTAGGCGCCATCTCTCGGCGGGGCTGGCTAGGAAATGTGACGGGTTGGGAGGCCATGGACGTTTGCGTTTGCTCTTGCAACTGCGACAGCTTGACGGGGTGAAGTTATCTCTGATTGAATGCGTGGTAaaggttgaagaaaagggacgCTGTGAAATGCAAAGCGTTGAATACTTGACGTGACGAAGAATGCAAGAACACGATTGCGGTCTTGAACTAAAGTGGAGGTGTTGAACTTCTTCCGTCGGCATCTTGTCTGTTAAATAATGGCGCATAGCGCGCCCCTCGCCCTTCTTTCATTATAGCATCATGTACTCGTACATTTGAATTTCAAGCAAGACATAGCCAGCAACTATTCAAGCGGTATAGATCGATTATGCATTGCCCTTAGTACATAGAATGACagataaaaaaaagaggatcTAAACCATATTCCGACTCGTATATCAACTTTCAACAAAGCAACTGCCTGTATAATCACTAGTCGCCTGTGCCAACTCCAACTCTATCAACTCCTAACGTCAAAACTCCACAATCCTCTCCCCAATCTGCTCCCAATCCCATTTTGCTGCTCTCTTCTAGGCAAAGGCACACCAGACATCACGGGTTCTCCGTCCCACTGACTACCTTCTCGCTTCCCGCCAGAAACTCCATTCGTACCGCCGTGAGACTTTTCACCTTGTTGAGGAGCGCTTCCGTTGGAAGACGCCGCACTCTCACGAGACGCGGCAGCGGCTCGAGTAGCCGGGTTAGGGGATACCGCTGAAACTCTACGGCTCGCGAGAAGGATGTCACGGTTACGTTCAGCCTCCGACTTATCTCTAGGGCGCCCACGGACATCCTCATAAGATCCAggtctttccctttccctttccctctcacGTTTCTCCCTCTCAGCTCGGtccatttccctttcctgCTCAAGCCTCTGAATTTCCTTCTGTCTctgtctttctctctcctcaaACTCCCAATCGTCGCTCATCTTGTGGACTGCACCAGGTGGGGGGACGGGGCTGGCATTGGAAGACAAAGATGGCCTGTCGCCAGGTCCAGCTACAGAAGGACCAGAGCTCATCTCAACAGTCAAAGCCATTTTGTTCTCCACCATGTGCAGCATCTTGTCCGTCTTAGCCATCATGGCTTCGAGCCATCGCTTGCCTTCCTTGAGCTGCTCTCGGTGTTCCTGCAACTCCCTGCGGCTCATAGAGTAGTGACCATAGCCAGCCATTGCAGCATTGACACTGGCCGGCGCCGAGCCGGCAGATGCGGCGGCGGACGGTGAGGGATAAAATCGTTCCCGGGGATCAGGAGCAGGCGCGGGTGATGCACGTCGTGGGGGAGAAAGGACATTGGGCTTGGAGGTGGCGCCACCaacagaaggagaaaggtcGCGACGCATGTGAAGGTTGGAATATCGCGAAGCGTTGAAAGAGTAAGGGGAGCTACCGGCAAGTGGGTCGCGAGTGGTAGGACCGTATACAGAGTAACGGTTAGGTGCACCCTGTTGGGTAGTGGCAGGATAAGGAGATGCTGAGCTCGTGGGGGGCTGGCCTAGACGAGAGCTTGGAAGGTGGGAATTGGAGGGCTGAACAGAGCGAGGGTCGGTGCTGATAagaggagaatgagaaaaTGTCCTGTCCTTGGACCTATTTCGGTCACGGTCCATACTGTGAAGGCCAAGGCTCATAGAAGCACGAGGATCGCGAATGTCACGTgactcttcctcattcttTCTCTTAATACCTCGGGGCTCGCTATCAGCCATGTCGACGTCAATGGATGTACGCCTAGATTGAGAAGCAGGCACAGATCCAGCACCGGAGGACTTTTCGGCTCGTTTTTCGGGAGAAGGTCCGCCATTAGCAGCGGGCGCCATCGTGAGAAGTGCTTCTGCAGCAAGCTGATGAGCGATTTGTTCAGGCGTCGCACCAGGAAGGGAAGCGCGTCGATGAGAAGTGTCGACAGTAGGCGAAGGTTCGGGAGGAACAGATGTGTGGCGATAATGGCGATAGTTGAATTGAATGGCACGCAATCGGCGGTCAGTCGAAAGTTTGGaattgggagaagaaagacatCTCGTCAGCTCTGTAACTTTTTGAGACGCTGAAACCGAATGGGATTTGGGTATGAAGTGAGGTGGTAAAGGAATGCTGTCAAACATTGTAACAGATCATTACGTGTAGAAGGGGAGGATATGAGATCGAGGTCATGGACGAAGATAGGTTTATGctcttctcatccataACTTTCGAACGAGATAAGGACAAAGGACGGTAAAATATGAAAGGAGCATAGAAGAGGATAAAAAGGTGAAACAATGGGAGACATGGCCAACCAGCAGGAGAATGAAAACAAAGGAAGGTAGATGGTGACTTGACTCGACGGATCATTATAATCACAGTCACCACCACATGATATCAATTGCACATCTTATCAGATGAGAAGGCCATGAAACTTTTTCGCAAATGGAAGGATGGTAGGCGATCATATGAAAAGAGGGGGAAAAGCAAGGGAAATCTATGAAGGAAACATGACTCACCCCTTCGCGTTCCCTGGCTTCTctgtctttctcttccttctcacgGTCTCGGCCTTCTCGGCCCTCTTGCCACCaaggcttcttcctttcggGAAGATTCAAAgacgaggtggaggcggagCTAGGCAAATTCATACCAGCAGGGGTAGAAGGCTTACCGTACCTACCGGCAAGACCATATGCCTCTGGACCTAGAGAATGGTTGATTCGGTGTTCCGAGTGAGGTTGAGAAGCACGGTGAccaaaaggaggagaggtaCGGTGAGCCTTGTCATCAAGAGGCGGTGCCACGTGAGGAGGCGGAGCGGTGACCGTCGGAACGGAAACGGGCGTACTAGCAGGTGAAGGGAGCTCGGCATTTGTGCCACGACCGCCAGTAGAAGTACTACCAACAGCAGGAACACGCTTGCGTCGTTTAATAACAGTCTTTTTCATAGCTACGGGTCGAGGAACACCATGAAGCTTGTGATAAAGACCTGTTAATGACATTAGCTACGTGCTcgcatttttttttttcctttttacTTACCGCATGCGTTGCATTGAGGTCgaccctcttcatcccttcgCCACAAAGGAGTGGTACTTGTCCCACAATTCCTGCAGCTCATTCCAACGGGAGTAGCAGCAAGCCCCGATCCATTACCACCAGGAGCGGCAGGAGTTTCGACGTCGCTATCCGGTGAGAACCTTGTTGGAGTTCCCTTCTCGGAAGTCGGATGCATCAACGGCTGAGTGGTTACGGGAGAAGGGTGAGCCTGTCGTTGATCAGGGCTCTGACGAGGTAAAGCCCTTGGAGCCAAACCGTTACCCATACTGTTCTCCATGAAACGGTCGAAGCCGTAAGGACGATGCTCGCGATCATAAATGTTTCGAACGGGACGTTCAATACCTTCAGACACATTGGGAGGATGTGAAGCTGCGTGGGAATTACTGGCGGAGACCAATCCAGAAGCGATCGAGTTATTGTAGGTTGGGCAACCTTCGCAGCCAGCCTTGCCACCAGCACCATTGCATCTCCCGTCACCAGGACAAGTTCCAGCAGAAGGATGAGCTGACGCCGTGACAGCAGTGgaaggaggcggagaaggcaaTGGAGATGCGTTGGCAGGGGCGAGGGCTAATCGCTTTCAGCATGGGTGGGACCAAGTGTGCGAATGACTTAcgttttctctttttcgcGGA is a window of Cryptococcus neoformans var. neoformans JEC21 chromosome 10 sequence DNA encoding:
- a CDS encoding gata factor srep, putative, giving the protein MPETHTSAPQDNEHEPSIGSRFENRFGPGWRVGFDNSNERGGVDEDAAEDSPPPRRESLDTSDKEVEAAEMETPNVERDELESDYGEPVQQQGHVDSEEELDQKELIRRAAARRRHQNKKEEQGSDGQPSAKKRKPLAPANASPLPSPPPSTAVTASAHPSAGTCPGDGRCNGAGGKAGCEGCPTYNNSIASGLVSASNSHAASHPPNVSEGIERPVRNIYDREHRPYGFDRFMENSMGNGLAPRALPRQSPDQRQAHPSPVTTQPLMHPTSEKGTPTRFSPDSDVETPAAPGGNGSGLAATPVGMSCRNCGTSTTPLWRRDEEGRPQCNACGLYHKLHGVPRPVAMKKTVIKRRKRVPAVGSTSTGGRGTNAELPSPASTPVSVPTVTAPPPHVAPPLDDKAHRTSPPFGHRASQPHSEHRINHSLGPEAYGLAGRYGKPSTPAGMNLPSSASTSSLNLPERKKPWWQEGREGRDREKEEKDREAREREGLAAEALLTMAPAANGGPSPEKRAEKSSGAGSVPASQSRRTSIDVDMADSEPRGIKRKNEEESRDIRDPRASMSLGLHSMDRDRNRSKDRTFSHSPLISTDPRSVQPSNSHLPSSRLGQPPTSSASPYPATTQQGAPNRYSVYGPTTRDPLAGSSPYSFNASRYSNLHMRRDLSPSVGGATSKPNVLSPPRRASPAPAPDPRERFYPSPSAAASAGSAPASVNAAMAGYGHYSMSRRELQEHREQLKEGKRWLEAMMAKTDKMLHMVENKMALTVEMSSGPSVAGPGDRPSLSSNASPVPPPGAVHKMSDDWEFEERERQRQKEIQRLEQEREMDRAEREKRERERERERPGSYEDVRGRPRDKSEAERNRDILLASRRVSAVSPNPATRAAAASRESAASSNGSAPQQGEKSHGGTNGVSGGKREGSQWDGEPVMSGVPLPRREQQNGIGSRLGRGLWSFDVRS